A genome region from Geminicoccus roseus DSM 18922 includes the following:
- a CDS encoding MaoC family dehydratase has translation MGADSTTLAGRELTSGIYDFDQIEVGDHFHTSRITVTESHVVGFAGLSGDMFDVHMDDGFARAHGFAGRIAHGLLILSMADGLKNRAPVRIKGIASLGWNDWRFKKPVLINDTIRVTVTVAAKKPHRAPDRGIATLRFVVFNQHDEVVQEGETLLFCERASEARSA, from the coding sequence ATGGGTGCTGATTCGACCACCCTGGCCGGCCGGGAGCTGACCAGCGGGATCTACGACTTCGACCAGATCGAGGTCGGCGACCATTTCCATACCTCGCGGATCACCGTCACCGAATCGCATGTCGTGGGCTTCGCGGGGCTGTCCGGCGACATGTTCGACGTGCACATGGATGATGGTTTCGCCAGGGCGCACGGCTTCGCGGGCCGGATCGCCCACGGGCTGCTGATCCTGTCGATGGCGGACGGGCTGAAGAACCGGGCGCCGGTGCGGATCAAGGGCATCGCCTCGCTCGGATGGAACGACTGGCGCTTCAAGAAGCCGGTGCTGATCAACGACACGATCCGGGTGACCGTCACCGTGGCCGCCAAGAAGCCGCACCGGGCACCCGACCGCGGCATCGCCACCCTGCGGTTCGTGGTGTTCAACCAGCACGACGAGGTGGTGCAGGAGGGCGAGACGCTGCTCTTCTGCGAGCGCGCGAGCGAAGCGCGCTCAGCCTGA
- a CDS encoding LacI family DNA-binding transcriptional regulator, whose amino-acid sequence MTFLRRPLDVEPDKPAAKSRITLSDIALAAGVSRATVSLVLRNSPTIPRRTHEHVLRHAADLGYVYNRAAAALRTGGTHIIGLAIHDITNPYFTAIAAAVQRELRVLGRMAFLGDSGDTPDLQRAFVEAVREYNVDGIIISPSAGTDPAWIARLREWRLPCVMVSRSLPGVEVDFVGGDNFGGMRRQTAHLLELGHRRIAMIGVNETISTGRERLAGYRAALAEAGIPPDPSIEIACPGVRKAGHDALIQLLRDDDPPTAFVCFNDITAFGVMLGLQSLGLKAGQDISVVGFDDVEESVLWRPALSTEHVSCDAIGVAAVRLLMRRIADPDAPVERVVIAPEQRIRQTTMPPPSRQRLRGMIGAARQWTEPAR is encoded by the coding sequence ATGACCTTCCTGCGACGCCCTCTCGATGTCGAGCCGGATAAGCCGGCGGCGAAGAGCCGGATCACGCTCAGCGACATCGCCCTGGCGGCCGGGGTGTCGCGCGCCACTGTCTCGCTGGTGCTGCGCAACAGCCCGACCATCCCTCGCCGCACGCACGAGCATGTCCTGCGGCATGCCGCTGACCTGGGCTATGTCTACAATCGTGCGGCCGCCGCCCTGCGCACCGGCGGCACCCACATCATCGGGCTGGCGATCCACGACATCACCAATCCCTATTTCACCGCGATCGCCGCGGCGGTGCAGCGCGAGCTGCGCGTGCTGGGCCGCATGGCGTTCCTGGGCGATTCCGGCGACACGCCGGATCTGCAGCGCGCCTTTGTCGAGGCGGTCCGCGAGTACAATGTCGACGGCATCATCATCTCGCCGTCGGCCGGCACCGATCCCGCCTGGATCGCGCGGCTGCGCGAATGGCGGCTGCCTTGCGTAATGGTCTCGCGCAGCCTGCCGGGCGTCGAGGTCGATTTCGTGGGCGGCGACAATTTCGGCGGGATGAGGCGGCAGACGGCCCATCTGCTGGAACTCGGCCATCGGCGGATCGCGATGATCGGGGTCAACGAAACCATCTCCACCGGCCGCGAGCGCCTGGCAGGCTACCGCGCGGCACTGGCCGAAGCGGGGATCCCGCCCGACCCGTCGATCGAGATCGCGTGCCCGGGCGTGCGCAAGGCCGGCCACGACGCGCTGATCCAGTTGCTCCGCGACGACGATCCGCCCACCGCCTTCGTCTGCTTCAACGACATCACGGCGTTCGGCGTGATGCTGGGCCTGCAGAGCCTGGGCCTGAAGGCCGGCCAGGACATCTCCGTCGTCGGCTTCGACGATGTCGAGGAATCGGTCCTCTGGCGGCCGGCGCTGAGCACCGAGCACGTGTCCTGCGATGCGATCGGCGTCGCCGCCGTGCGCCTGCTGATGCGGCGGATCGCCGATCCCGATGCGCCGGTGGAACGGGTCGTGATCGCGCCCGAGCAGCGGATCCGGCAGACGACCATGCCGCCTCCGTCCCGTCAGCGGCTGCGCGGCATGATCGGGGCCGCGAGACAGTGGACGGAGCCGGCGCGCTGA
- a CDS encoding peptidoglycan-binding protein — MLSLLGNPRDDYDTVCREITNPSLRAKIRLQDVGPFRVRGIAPAVESLEQVLIDVRAEVPDVHAGLGTAGMLCARLVRGSTSSISNHSWGTAIDLTLDGVLDQRGDGTVQEGLARIAPIFNRHGWFWGAAFRTEDAMHFEVSDQLIRRWHGEGRLGVGRAAPAMVLNLGDRGPEVVALQRRLNELGASLVVDGDFGPATRAVVVAFQAQAGLVPDGMVGSRTSERLGLG; from the coding sequence ATGCTTTCGCTGCTGGGCAACCCTCGCGACGACTATGACACGGTCTGCCGCGAAATCACCAACCCCAGCCTGCGGGCCAAGATCCGCCTCCAGGATGTCGGGCCCTTCCGCGTGCGCGGCATCGCGCCCGCCGTGGAGAGCCTGGAGCAGGTCCTGATCGACGTCCGGGCCGAGGTGCCCGATGTCCATGCCGGGCTTGGCACCGCCGGGATGCTGTGCGCCCGCCTCGTGCGCGGCTCCACCTCGTCCATCAGCAACCATTCCTGGGGAACCGCCATCGACCTGACCCTGGACGGCGTGCTCGACCAGCGGGGCGACGGCACTGTCCAGGAAGGGCTCGCCCGGATCGCCCCGATCTTCAACCGCCATGGCTGGTTCTGGGGCGCGGCCTTCCGCACCGAGGACGCCATGCATTTCGAGGTCAGCGACCAGTTGATCCGGCGCTGGCATGGCGAGGGGCGGCTGGGTGTCGGCAGGGCGGCACCGGCCATGGTCCTGAACCTGGGAGACCGCGGTCCCGAGGTCGTGGCCCTGCAGCGCCGGCTGAACGAGCTTGGCGCCAGCTTGGTCGTGGACGGCGATTTCGGCCCGGCGACGCGGGCGGTGGTGGTCGCCTTCCAGGCGCAGGCGGGCCTGGTTCCGGACGGCATGGTCGGCAGCCGTACCAGTGAGCGGCTGGGGCTCGGATGA
- a CDS encoding aldo/keto reductase: MTASTKTAERTEIAPGLEIARVVTGLWQVADIERTTGLMDPDEGARALAGYLADGFDSFDMADHYGSAELILGRLRDRLADGSIQAPADARPIAFTKWCPEPGPMTAEVVRLAVERACERLRTDRIDLMQFHWWLFEHPGWLDAMRELARLKEEGLIGHLGVTNTDTDHLRVLVAEKIPVVTNQVCVSLLDRRATEEMTAFCRLHGIRLLAYGTLAGGFLSDRWLDAPEPAKIGDWSKMKYHRFIEAAGGWGVLQAILHALAPIAARHQVSIANVATRWVMQQEAVGAVIIGARLGEREHRADNHRLSGFTLDGDDLARIDEALAKSTRIPGDCGDEYRRPPFLTASGDLSHHLDSIPPVYHAVPIDGRPGRLRIDSGSVWEPVCGYARAVRIGERILVSGTTATHGSGQMIGKGDPAAQTVYILDKIAASIRSLGGSMADVVRTRIYLRDAGQWEPVSRVHGHYFGEIRPANTLLEVGGLVGDYDVEIEAEAIVG; the protein is encoded by the coding sequence GTGACCGCCAGTACCAAGACCGCCGAACGCACCGAGATCGCGCCGGGGCTCGAGATCGCGCGGGTGGTGACCGGGCTGTGGCAGGTCGCCGACATCGAGCGGACCACGGGCCTGATGGACCCCGACGAGGGCGCCCGGGCGCTCGCCGGCTACCTGGCCGATGGGTTCGACAGCTTCGACATGGCCGACCACTACGGCAGCGCCGAACTGATCCTCGGCCGGCTGCGCGACCGCCTGGCCGACGGCTCGATCCAGGCTCCTGCCGATGCGCGCCCGATCGCCTTCACCAAATGGTGCCCGGAGCCCGGGCCGATGACCGCGGAAGTGGTGCGCCTTGCGGTGGAGCGCGCCTGCGAGCGGCTGCGCACCGACCGCATCGACCTGATGCAGTTCCACTGGTGGCTGTTCGAGCATCCGGGCTGGCTGGACGCGATGCGCGAGCTGGCCCGGCTGAAGGAGGAGGGCCTGATCGGCCATCTGGGGGTCACCAACACCGACACCGATCATCTGCGCGTGCTGGTCGCGGAGAAGATCCCGGTGGTGACCAACCAGGTCTGCGTCTCGCTCCTGGACCGGCGGGCGACCGAGGAGATGACCGCGTTCTGCCGCCTCCACGGCATCCGGCTGCTGGCCTACGGCACGCTGGCCGGCGGCTTCCTGTCGGATCGCTGGCTGGATGCGCCGGAGCCGGCCAAGATCGGCGACTGGAGCAAGATGAAGTACCACCGCTTCATCGAGGCCGCCGGCGGCTGGGGCGTGCTCCAGGCGATCCTCCACGCCCTGGCCCCGATCGCGGCCAGGCACCAGGTGTCCATCGCCAACGTCGCCACCCGCTGGGTCATGCAGCAGGAGGCTGTGGGCGCGGTGATCATCGGCGCCCGGCTGGGCGAGCGCGAGCACCGGGCGGACAACCACCGCCTGTCCGGGTTCACCCTGGACGGCGACGACCTCGCCCGCATCGACGAGGCGCTGGCGAAGAGCACCCGGATCCCGGGCGATTGCGGCGACGAGTATCGCCGGCCGCCCTTCCTGACCGCCTCGGGCGACCTGTCCCACCACCTGGACAGCATCCCTCCCGTCTACCACGCGGTTCCGATCGACGGCCGGCCCGGCCGCCTGCGCATCGACAGCGGCAGCGTCTGGGAGCCGGTCTGCGGCTATGCCCGCGCCGTGAGGATCGGCGAGCGCATCCTGGTCTCCGGCACCACCGCCACCCACGGCTCCGGCCAGATGATCGGCAAGGGCGATCCCGCCGCGCAGACCGTCTACATCCTGGACAAGATCGCCGCTTCGATCCGCTCGCTGGGCGGCAGCATGGCGGACGTGGTCCGCACCCGCATCTATCTGCGGGACGCTGGGCAGTGGGAGCCGGTGTCGCGGGTCCACGGCCATTATTTTGGCGAGATCCGCCCCGCCAATACCCTGCTGGAGGTCGGAGGCCTGGTGGGCGACTACGATGTCGAGATCGAGGCCGAGGCGATCGTCGGCTGA
- a CDS encoding NUDIX domain-containing protein encodes MVPPANCGSRTLLEPGNEALRVVDVTTLSDDWYVLRKYAIDYRRRDGAWRRMNREVYDRGNGAVILLYDRTAQTVVLVRQFRLPAYVNAHPDGWLLEAPAGLLDARDPVQAIRREVEEETGYRVGEVATLFTAYMSPGSVSERLHFFAAEIDPSMRIGQGGGCPEENEDIEVVAVPYQEALAMIGRGEIVDAKTIMLLYHARIGGLFDHR; translated from the coding sequence ATGGTCCCGCCGGCCAACTGCGGGAGCCGCACCTTGCTCGAACCGGGAAACGAAGCCTTGCGCGTGGTCGACGTGACCACCTTGTCCGATGACTGGTACGTGCTGCGCAAGTACGCCATCGACTACCGCCGCCGGGACGGCGCCTGGCGCCGGATGAACCGCGAGGTCTACGACCGCGGCAACGGCGCCGTGATCCTGCTCTACGACCGCACCGCCCAGACCGTCGTGCTGGTGCGCCAGTTCCGGCTGCCGGCCTATGTGAACGCGCACCCGGACGGCTGGCTTTTGGAGGCCCCGGCCGGGCTCCTGGATGCGCGTGACCCGGTGCAGGCGATCCGCCGCGAGGTCGAGGAGGAGACGGGCTACCGCGTCGGCGAGGTGGCGACCCTGTTCACCGCCTACATGAGCCCCGGTTCGGTATCGGAGCGGCTGCATTTCTTCGCCGCCGAGATCGATCCCTCCATGCGGATTGGCCAGGGCGGCGGCTGCCCGGAGGAGAACGAGGACATCGAGGTGGTGGCGGTGCCCTATCAGGAAGCCCTGGCGATGATCGGCCGCGGCGAGATCGTGGACGCCAAGACCATCATGCTCCTCTACCATGCGCGCATCGGGGGCCTGTTCGACCATAGATGA
- a CDS encoding LysR family transcriptional regulator has translation MDWDDVRIFLTVARAGSLAGAAATLRTSEATVGRHLARLEEALGLRLFDRLANRLRLTRQGEQLLEPARAMEERALDLARKAQAAAAAPATPVRITSTGSVSLFLLRHLSGLQQAAQPAPIELVVTRDPLDLARGAAEIALRMRQPPARGQLVVRRLGRIAFSLYGRPDRMTGQPELLPLIGLRDDPASRQGRWLQALAPEARPALRLGDVRLRLDAALAGQGVALLPCFLGDPEAGLARALAPPPELDEDVFLLVHQDLAPLPQLRAVMDELVRLFRAQAEALLGTTRRPAP, from the coding sequence CTGGACTGGGATGATGTTCGGATCTTCCTGACGGTGGCACGCGCCGGCAGCCTGGCCGGTGCGGCCGCGACCCTGCGCACCAGCGAGGCCACGGTCGGCCGGCATCTGGCGAGGCTGGAGGAGGCGTTGGGCCTGCGCCTGTTCGACCGGCTCGCCAACCGGCTTCGGCTGACCCGGCAGGGCGAGCAGCTCCTGGAGCCGGCCAGGGCCATGGAGGAACGCGCCCTCGACCTCGCTCGCAAGGCGCAGGCGGCGGCAGCGGCGCCAGCCACACCGGTGCGGATCACCTCGACCGGCTCGGTGTCCCTGTTCCTGCTCCGGCATCTTTCGGGCCTGCAGCAGGCCGCGCAGCCGGCGCCGATCGAGCTGGTCGTGACCCGTGACCCGCTCGACCTGGCGCGGGGCGCAGCGGAGATCGCGCTCAGGATGCGGCAGCCACCGGCGCGGGGCCAGCTGGTGGTGCGACGGCTCGGACGCATCGCCTTCAGCCTGTATGGCCGCCCGGACCGTATGACCGGCCAGCCGGAACTTCTACCGCTGATCGGCCTGCGCGATGATCCGGCCTCGCGGCAAGGACGCTGGCTCCAGGCGCTGGCGCCGGAAGCCCGTCCTGCCCTGCGCTTAGGCGATGTCCGCCTGCGGCTGGACGCGGCGCTGGCCGGGCAGGGCGTGGCGCTGCTGCCCTGCTTTCTCGGCGATCCCGAGGCGGGACTGGCCCGGGCGCTGGCCCCGCCACCGGAACTCGACGAGGACGTCTTCCTCCTCGTCCACCAGGACCTGGCCCCGCTACCTCAGCTGCGCGCAGTGATGGACGAGCTGGTCCGACTGTTCCGGGCGCAGGCGGAAGCCCTCCTGGGAACTACTCGCCGGCCTGCTCCTTGA
- a CDS encoding ABC transporter substrate-binding protein has protein sequence MKLRLATLALAALSTTALQPAPAAAQECTVTIGSVVSLTGPAGRFGQAAAKSIELAFSDLNEAGGVVGCKIMADVRDAQSQGTVAVDAARQLVDLQKVPAIIGGIISSVSIPIVTSVTGPAGVVQVSPASSSPTLTTLAKEGKTGGIFFRTITSDALQGTAAAKYALDQGLKKIAIIHVNNDFGVNMVAEFEKAYGRLGGTITSTTPYNPNQASYQPEVTAALDGEPEALYLVAYPGDGTTVARTWIAQGGPAKFLLNDGMNAADFIQDVGPKYLDDAFGTSSGTTATPSTEYFCEAYNAFAKDFDCQAPAADRAYDAAAIVGLAVAIAGSPDKAQIKEAIPKVVDPAGETVHAGPDGFKKALELIQAGKPIRYEGVIGPVQFDQYGDITGPFRLWRIQNGEVTTVGEMSASEVGELKEQAGE, from the coding sequence GTGAAGCTCCGTCTCGCCACGCTGGCGCTTGCCGCCTTGTCCACCACCGCCCTGCAGCCGGCGCCGGCGGCCGCCCAGGAATGCACGGTCACCATCGGCTCGGTGGTCTCGCTCACCGGCCCGGCCGGCCGGTTCGGCCAAGCGGCGGCCAAGTCGATCGAGCTGGCGTTCAGCGACCTCAACGAGGCAGGCGGCGTGGTCGGCTGCAAGATCATGGCGGACGTGCGCGATGCGCAGAGCCAGGGGACGGTCGCGGTGGATGCCGCGCGCCAGCTGGTCGACCTGCAGAAGGTCCCGGCGATTATCGGCGGCATCATCTCCTCGGTGTCGATTCCGATCGTCACCTCGGTGACGGGCCCGGCCGGCGTGGTCCAGGTCTCCCCGGCCTCCTCCTCGCCGACTCTCACCACGCTCGCCAAGGAGGGCAAGACCGGCGGGATCTTCTTCCGCACCATCACCTCGGATGCGCTGCAGGGAACCGCCGCCGCCAAGTACGCGCTGGACCAGGGTTTGAAGAAGATCGCGATCATCCACGTGAACAACGATTTCGGCGTCAACATGGTCGCCGAGTTCGAAAAGGCCTACGGCCGGCTCGGCGGCACCATCACCTCCACCACCCCCTACAACCCGAACCAGGCCTCCTATCAGCCGGAAGTCACCGCCGCGCTGGATGGCGAGCCGGAGGCTCTCTATCTCGTGGCCTATCCTGGCGACGGCACCACGGTGGCGCGCACCTGGATCGCGCAGGGCGGCCCCGCCAAGTTCCTGCTCAACGACGGCATGAACGCCGCCGACTTCATCCAGGATGTCGGCCCGAAATATCTGGACGATGCGTTCGGCACCTCGTCCGGCACCACCGCGACCCCGTCCACCGAGTATTTCTGCGAAGCGTACAATGCCTTCGCCAAGGACTTCGACTGCCAGGCGCCGGCCGCCGACCGCGCCTATGACGCGGCAGCGATCGTCGGGCTGGCCGTGGCGATCGCCGGCAGCCCCGACAAGGCGCAGATCAAGGAGGCCATCCCGAAGGTGGTCGATCCGGCGGGCGAGACGGTTCATGCCGGTCCCGACGGCTTCAAGAAGGCGCTGGAGCTGATCCAGGCCGGCAAGCCGATCCGCTACGAGGGCGTGATCGGCCCGGTGCAGTTCGACCAGTATGGCGACATCACCGGGCCGTTCCGCCTGTGGCGGATCCAGAACGGCGAGGTCACCACCGTGGGCGAGATGTCGGCCTCGGAGGTCGGAGAACTCAAGGAGCAGGCCGGCGAGTAG
- a CDS encoding VOC family protein, giving the protein MTMQTVTAHLFVKDAVAALDFYRRAFGAKELFRLTAPDGKIGYAEIRIGTSIVMLADEFPDFGALAPPTVGGSPVRLHIYVEDTDAVVARALEAGATLARAVADQFYGDRSGMIVDPFGHSWSIATRIEMVEPAEMQRRFTGLMKRTEGGA; this is encoded by the coding sequence ATGACGATGCAGACGGTGACCGCGCATCTGTTCGTGAAGGACGCAGTGGCCGCGCTGGACTTCTATCGCCGGGCCTTCGGCGCCAAGGAGCTGTTCCGGTTGACCGCGCCGGACGGCAAGATCGGCTATGCCGAGATCCGGATCGGCACCAGCATCGTCATGCTGGCAGACGAGTTTCCCGATTTTGGCGCGCTGGCGCCGCCGACGGTCGGTGGCTCCCCGGTCCGTCTGCACATCTATGTGGAGGACACCGATGCGGTGGTGGCGCGCGCGCTGGAGGCCGGCGCCACCCTGGCCCGGGCGGTGGCGGACCAGTTTTACGGCGACCGCAGCGGCATGATCGTCGATCCGTTCGGGCATAGCTGGTCCATCGCGACCCGGATCGAGATGGTCGAGCCGGCGGAGATGCAGCGTCGCTTCACCGGCTTGATGAAGCGGACCGAGGGGGGCGCTTGA
- a CDS encoding DUF4440 domain-containing protein — MTGLEQAALNEVADLHVLFTRWLGPGEGDLARAAAALAPEFRMVLPDGALVERAAVLAFLEAMRGRRGPAFRIEIAEAEAREAGQGHVLVTYVERQEDDGKATARRSSALFRFEPSAPCGVVWLHLHETWLGWAS; from the coding sequence ATGACCGGGCTGGAGCAGGCGGCGCTGAACGAGGTCGCGGACCTCCACGTCCTGTTCACGCGCTGGCTGGGCCCCGGCGAGGGCGACCTTGCCCGTGCTGCCGCAGCGCTGGCGCCTGAGTTCCGGATGGTGTTGCCGGACGGCGCCCTGGTGGAGCGGGCCGCAGTGCTGGCTTTTCTGGAAGCAATGCGTGGCCGGCGCGGACCGGCCTTCCGGATCGAGATCGCAGAGGCGGAGGCCCGCGAGGCCGGACAGGGCCATGTCCTGGTGACGTATGTCGAGCGCCAGGAGGACGACGGGAAGGCCACCGCCCGCCGTTCCAGCGCCCTGTTCCGTTTCGAGCCATCAGCTCCCTGCGGAGTCGTCTGGCTGCATCTGCACGAGACCTGGCTCGGCTGGGCTTCCTGA
- a CDS encoding aldo/keto reductase translates to MTVETFELAPGYRISRMLRGGWQLAGGHGPVDEARAVADMAAFVDAGVTTFDCADIYTGVEELIGRFRRQASASQRARLKVHTKFVPDLGQLHQIDRAYVTRVIDRSLARLHAECLDLVQFHWWDYAVPGWQEAAGYLVDLQKAGKIHLLGGTNFDAAHSRALIGQGFPLVSMQSQYSLLDARPEKAVVPLGAEQGMKLLCYGTLAGGFLSERWLGIKEPERFENRSLVKYKLVIDDIGGWELFQALLACLKRIAGRHGVGIGNVATRWVLERPQVAGVIVGARYADRLPDNLATFGFSLSAADHAQIDEVLRQRRPLEGDCFDLERDRHGRHGRIMKYDLGDAPA, encoded by the coding sequence ATGACCGTCGAGACCTTCGAACTCGCTCCCGGCTACCGGATCTCGCGGATGTTGCGCGGCGGATGGCAGCTGGCCGGCGGCCACGGCCCTGTGGACGAGGCGCGCGCCGTGGCCGACATGGCCGCGTTCGTCGACGCCGGGGTTACCACGTTCGACTGCGCCGACATCTATACCGGCGTGGAGGAACTGATCGGCCGGTTCCGCAGGCAGGCCAGCGCGTCGCAGCGTGCCCGCCTGAAGGTCCACACCAAGTTCGTCCCGGACCTGGGCCAGCTCCACCAAATCGACCGCGCCTATGTCACCCGCGTGATCGACCGTTCGCTCGCCCGCCTGCACGCCGAGTGCCTGGACCTCGTGCAGTTCCACTGGTGGGACTATGCGGTGCCGGGCTGGCAGGAGGCAGCCGGTTATCTCGTCGACCTGCAGAAGGCCGGCAAGATCCATCTCCTGGGCGGCACCAATTTCGATGCCGCCCACAGCCGCGCGCTGATTGGGCAGGGCTTCCCGCTGGTCTCGATGCAGAGCCAGTACTCGCTCCTCGACGCCCGCCCGGAGAAAGCCGTGGTCCCGCTGGGCGCGGAGCAGGGAATGAAGCTGCTCTGCTACGGGACGCTCGCCGGCGGCTTCCTGTCGGAGCGCTGGCTCGGGATCAAAGAGCCGGAGCGGTTCGAGAACCGGTCGCTGGTCAAGTACAAGCTGGTCATCGACGACATCGGCGGCTGGGAGCTGTTCCAGGCGCTGCTCGCCTGCCTGAAGCGGATCGCGGGCCGGCACGGCGTCGGCATCGGCAACGTGGCGACCCGCTGGGTCCTGGAGCGGCCGCAGGTGGCGGGGGTGATCGTGGGCGCGCGCTATGCCGACCGGCTGCCCGACAACCTAGCGACGTTCGGCTTCTCGTTGAGCGCGGCCGATCATGCACAAATCGACGAGGTCCTGAGGCAGCGCCGCCCGCTGGAGGGCGACTGCTTTGACCTGGAGCGCGACCGCCATGGCCGGCACGGCCGGATCATGAAGTACGACCTGGGCGACGCGCCGGCATGA
- a CDS encoding TIGR04076 family protein, with translation MADDVFELYDLEVEVIASEQPMVCNHQVGDRLFLSGENLSMPDGQSFPIYSLAALLPLLPAKQRDTHPNDWMTTDAVVACPDPHCGGRFLIRRTGRTSFRHADTTRVPLKAEPAS, from the coding sequence ATGGCCGACGATGTCTTCGAGCTCTACGACCTCGAGGTCGAGGTGATCGCGTCCGAGCAGCCGATGGTGTGCAATCACCAGGTGGGCGACCGGTTGTTCCTGTCCGGCGAGAACCTGTCGATGCCGGATGGCCAGAGCTTCCCGATCTATTCGCTGGCAGCCCTCCTGCCCCTGCTGCCCGCCAAGCAGCGCGACACCCACCCGAACGACTGGATGACCACCGACGCGGTGGTGGCCTGTCCCGACCCGCATTGCGGCGGGCGCTTCCTGATCCGGCGCACCGGCCGGACCAGCTTTCGCCACGCCGACACCACTCGCGTCCCCCTCAAGGCCGAACCCGCATCATGA
- a CDS encoding class I SAM-dependent methyltransferase codes for MTLPTLGQMLLGTEGLALLRRAFSADEAGRAARVAEIRDLVGRLDEPELAAPLAAPEYDLTDGYGLWSETYDQPLRLFPVEEPTVRRLLEDLPKGQVLDAACGTGRHAAWLAARGHEVLGVDASAAMLAKARAKLPDCRFEQGELGRLPLPDQSVDAVVCALALVHVPDLRPVFAEFARVVRPGGQVVVSDVHPFLIRLGWQAQFRTATGGAGFMRLNAHLPSDYAAAALAAGLQVAGYYEPQLTLESAVTVAREKLPDANEAAWVGLPGVIVWHLTRPGPA; via the coding sequence ATGACGCTGCCGACACTCGGGCAGATGCTGCTGGGAACCGAAGGACTGGCGCTGCTGCGCCGGGCGTTCAGCGCAGACGAGGCGGGCCGCGCGGCGCGCGTGGCCGAGATCCGCGATCTGGTCGGCCGCCTGGACGAGCCCGAGCTCGCAGCACCCCTGGCCGCGCCCGAATATGACCTGACCGATGGCTACGGCCTGTGGTCGGAGACCTACGACCAGCCGCTGCGCCTGTTCCCGGTGGAGGAGCCGACCGTCCGTCGCCTGCTGGAGGACCTGCCCAAAGGACAGGTCCTCGACGCCGCCTGCGGCACCGGCCGCCATGCCGCCTGGCTGGCCGCGCGGGGGCATGAGGTCCTGGGCGTCGACGCCTCGGCGGCGATGCTGGCGAAGGCGCGGGCGAAGCTGCCGGACTGCCGGTTCGAGCAGGGCGAGCTTGGCCGCCTGCCGCTTCCCGACCAGTCGGTCGATGCGGTCGTATGCGCGCTGGCCCTGGTCCACGTGCCGGACCTGCGGCCGGTCTTCGCCGAGTTCGCCCGGGTGGTCCGGCCGGGCGGACAGGTGGTGGTCAGCGACGTCCATCCGTTCCTGATCCGGCTCGGCTGGCAGGCGCAGTTCCGCACCGCCACGGGCGGGGCAGGGTTCATGCGCCTCAACGCGCACCTGCCTTCCGACTATGCCGCCGCCGCGCTTGCGGCAGGCCTGCAGGTCGCGGGGTACTACGAACCGCAGCTCACACTGGAATCCGCGGTCACGGTCGCGCGGGAAAAGCTGCCCGATGCCAATGAGGCCGCCTGGGTTGGCCTGCCGGGCGTGATCGTCTGGCACCTGACCCGTCCCGGCCCGGCGTGA
- a CDS encoding methyltransferase domain-containing protein — MAAGSYIIRGGLEGRERLRLLARVMRPASLDLFARAGVDGGMRCIDVGCGGGDASIELARIVAPTGSVVGLDVDPIKIGLARAEAAGIGNLSFVQADLETGLADLAPADLVYSRFVLSHLRSPEVALARLPAQVLPGGLLVLEDIQISAHLVDPPSAAHDAYVDLYRRAAQARGADPDLGPRLPALLRAAGFSDVQVQVVQPAGLQGEMKQVSRLTMESIADAVLQAGLADHGRIDGIVAELARMADDPAVLMSIARVVQAWGRKPLA; from the coding sequence ATGGCGGCGGGCAGCTACATCATCCGGGGCGGCCTGGAAGGACGGGAGCGCCTGCGCCTGCTGGCGCGGGTCATGCGGCCGGCCAGCCTGGACCTGTTCGCCCGCGCCGGGGTCGACGGCGGGATGCGCTGCATCGATGTCGGCTGCGGGGGAGGCGACGCCAGCATCGAGCTGGCGCGGATCGTCGCTCCCACTGGCAGCGTCGTCGGGCTGGACGTGGATCCCATCAAGATCGGGCTGGCCCGGGCGGAAGCCGCCGGCATCGGCAACCTGAGCTTCGTTCAGGCCGATCTCGAGACCGGACTTGCCGATCTGGCGCCGGCCGACCTCGTCTATTCACGTTTCGTGCTCAGCCATTTGCGCTCTCCCGAAGTTGCCCTGGCCAGGCTCCCCGCGCAGGTCCTGCCCGGCGGTCTCCTGGTCCTGGAGGACATCCAGATCTCGGCCCATCTCGTCGATCCGCCCTCGGCCGCGCACGATGCCTATGTCGATCTCTACCGGCGGGCGGCCCAAGCCCGGGGCGCCGATCCGGACCTCGGGCCGCGCCTGCCAGCCCTGCTGCGGGCGGCCGGCTTCTCGGACGTGCAGGTCCAGGTGGTACAGCCGGCCGGCCTGCAGGGCGAGATGAAGCAGGTCTCGCGCCTGACCATGGAATCGATCGCCGACGCGGTGCTGCAGGCCGGGCTGGCCGACCATGGCCGGATCGACGGGATCGTGGCGGAGCTTGCCCGCATGGCGGACGATCCCGCCGTCCTGATGTCGATCGCGCGGGTCGTCCAGGCCTGGGGCAGGAAGCCTCTCGCCTGA